The following coding sequences are from one Halobaculum sp. XH14 window:
- a CDS encoding amidohydrolase family protein has translation MPDTIDAYTHVLTEQFYDTLVAEYDFQGLTGDPSFLWDLDRRLGDMDEYGIDRQVLTLALPPLWQGMDGETALELTKLANDEVRRIADDHPDRFVPVGTIPKVNEEFMAEFDRCIDELDMAGIQMFSNVDGEPIDRPRFHPLFERAERHDAPLWMHPQLHDWYDWASEYMEHRLFGWPFDTTLALSRLVFGGVTEAYDFDLLAHHGGGMVPFYGGRIDSFVRSRREYPENYADTDLPELSERASDHFREFYADTAVSGSAIAHDCAHGFFGDDRLVFGTDYPFGPGRGREWIESGLLAVDGMDLDESARERVLGGNVAALVE, from the coding sequence ATGCCGGACACCATCGACGCGTACACCCACGTCCTGACCGAGCAGTTCTACGACACCCTCGTCGCCGAGTACGACTTCCAGGGGCTGACGGGCGACCCGTCGTTCCTCTGGGACCTCGACCGCCGGCTCGGCGACATGGACGAGTACGGGATCGACAGGCAGGTGCTCACGCTCGCGCTCCCGCCGCTCTGGCAGGGAATGGACGGCGAGACGGCCCTGGAACTGACGAAGCTGGCGAACGACGAGGTGCGACGGATCGCCGACGACCACCCGGACCGGTTCGTCCCCGTCGGCACCATCCCGAAGGTGAACGAGGAGTTCATGGCCGAGTTCGATCGGTGCATCGATGAGCTCGACATGGCCGGCATCCAGATGTTCTCGAACGTCGACGGCGAGCCAATCGACCGGCCGCGGTTCCACCCGCTGTTCGAGCGGGCCGAGCGCCACGACGCCCCCCTGTGGATGCACCCGCAGCTCCACGACTGGTACGACTGGGCCAGCGAGTACATGGAGCACCGGCTCTTCGGCTGGCCGTTCGACACGACGCTCGCGCTCTCGCGGCTGGTGTTCGGCGGCGTCACCGAAGCCTACGACTTCGACCTGCTCGCCCACCACGGCGGCGGGATGGTGCCGTTCTACGGCGGCCGGATCGACTCGTTCGTCCGGTCGCGCCGGGAGTACCCCGAGAACTACGCGGACACCGATCTGCCGGAGCTCTCCGAGCGGGCGAGCGACCACTTCCGCGAGTTCTACGCCGACACGGCCGTCAGCGGCTCGGCCATCGCCCACGACTGCGCGCACGGCTTCTTCGGCGACGACAGGCTCGTGTTCGGCACCGACTACCCGTTCGGGCCCGGACGCGGTCGCGAGTGGATCGAGTCCGGCCTGCTCGCCGTCGACGGGATGGACCTGGACGAGTCGGCCCGCGAGCGGGTGCTCGGCGGCAACGTCGCGGCCCTGGTCGAGTGA
- a CDS encoding nitrite/sulfite reductase codes for MVHEKEHWKEELYGDDLRERIESFAEAGWESIPEDEREEWFSRFKFWGVFHQRSGQESYFMLRLTNCGGVLEPGQLRAIGEVAREYATGPVENPEFGDAWIDLTTRQSVQLHWLKLEDIPDVWERLEAVGVSSRSAGGDTMRNVSGCPVAGKDEHEYVETRPLLDRIQHELRGDDALSNMPRKFNISVTGCREGCAQDAINDVALEPARKLVDGEAVTGFNVRAGGGLGGREPRRARPLDVFVTPDRGYEIVRTFVELYHEAGDRSNRSKNRARFFVDDWGTEAIREELADRVAFDLRRAGTSFRTEYTYNAGRKSERGKHDHVGVHDQPDGRNYVGLSVPVGRMGAEETIELADIVDEYGSGEVRLTRRQNPVIVDVPDGALEDLLAEPLLETHTPEPGVFGRGAVACTGTEFCSLALTETKARTAAMLRWFRHNVEVPDDVSQLKLHFSGCTADCGQAMTADIGLQGMRARKDGEMVEAMDVGVGGGVGAEPSFIEWTRQRVPADEVPGMIRNLVGAFAALREDGQTFREWVDMTGHETLVELAEPEETSYEDPCLHDAKQSWYPFDDGESPAPTDVNDEPLPSDD; via the coding sequence ATGGTACACGAGAAGGAGCACTGGAAGGAGGAGTTGTACGGCGACGACCTCCGGGAGCGGATCGAGTCGTTCGCCGAAGCGGGATGGGAGTCGATCCCCGAGGACGAGCGCGAGGAGTGGTTCTCGCGCTTCAAGTTCTGGGGCGTCTTCCACCAGCGGAGCGGCCAGGAGAGCTACTTCATGCTGCGGCTGACGAACTGCGGCGGCGTCCTCGAACCGGGACAGCTCCGGGCCATCGGCGAGGTCGCCCGCGAGTACGCGACCGGGCCGGTCGAGAACCCGGAGTTCGGTGACGCCTGGATCGACCTCACGACCCGCCAGTCGGTCCAGCTCCACTGGCTCAAGCTGGAGGACATCCCCGACGTGTGGGAGAGGCTGGAGGCCGTCGGCGTCTCCTCGCGCTCGGCCGGCGGGGACACGATGCGGAACGTCTCGGGCTGTCCGGTCGCGGGCAAGGACGAGCACGAGTACGTCGAGACGCGCCCGCTGCTGGATCGCATCCAGCACGAGCTCCGCGGCGACGACGCGCTCTCGAACATGCCCCGGAAGTTCAACATCTCGGTCACGGGCTGTCGGGAGGGCTGTGCGCAGGACGCCATCAACGACGTCGCGCTCGAACCCGCACGGAAGCTCGTCGACGGCGAGGCGGTGACGGGGTTCAACGTCCGTGCGGGCGGCGGGCTCGGCGGGCGCGAACCGCGCCGCGCCCGCCCGCTCGACGTGTTCGTCACCCCCGACCGGGGGTACGAGATCGTCCGGACGTTCGTGGAACTGTACCACGAGGCGGGCGACCGGAGCAACCGGAGCAAGAACCGTGCGCGCTTCTTCGTCGACGACTGGGGGACGGAGGCGATCCGCGAGGAGCTCGCCGACCGGGTCGCGTTCGACCTCCGGCGTGCGGGGACGAGCTTCCGCACGGAGTACACGTACAACGCCGGCCGGAAGTCCGAACGCGGGAAGCACGACCACGTTGGGGTCCACGACCAGCCCGACGGCCGGAACTACGTGGGGCTCAGCGTCCCGGTCGGCCGCATGGGTGCCGAGGAGACCATCGAACTGGCCGACATCGTCGACGAGTACGGCAGCGGCGAGGTGCGGCTCACCCGCCGGCAGAACCCCGTCATCGTGGACGTGCCGGACGGGGCGCTCGAGGACTTGCTCGCCGAGCCGCTGCTCGAGACCCACACGCCGGAGCCGGGCGTGTTCGGCCGGGGCGCGGTCGCCTGCACCGGCACGGAGTTCTGCTCGCTCGCGCTGACCGAGACGAAGGCTCGGACGGCCGCGATGCTGCGCTGGTTCCGGCACAACGTGGAGGTCCCCGATGACGTCTCGCAGCTGAAGCTCCACTTCTCGGGCTGTACCGCGGACTGCGGGCAGGCGATGACCGCGGACATCGGGCTGCAGGGGATGCGCGCCCGCAAGGACGGCGAGATGGTCGAGGCGATGGACGTCGGCGTCGGCGGCGGCGTCGGCGCGGAGCCCTCGTTCATCGAGTGGACGCGCCAGCGGGTCCCGGCCGACGAGGTGCCGGGGATGATCCGCAACCTCGTCGGGGCGTTCGCCGCGCTCCGGGAGGACGGCCAGACGTTCCGCGAGTGGGTCGACATGACGGGCCACGAGACGCTCGTCGAACTCGCCGAACCGGAGGAGACCTCCTACGAGGACCCCTGCCTCCACGACGCGAAGCAGTCGTGGTACCCCTTCGACGACGGCGAGAGCCCGGCCCCGACCGACGTGAACGACGAGCCGCTCCCGAGCGATGACTGA
- a CDS encoding CBS domain-containing protein yields the protein MDDIFVARLMTSDPITVAPDTLVEDAAGTMLDHEISSVLVTDDDGELAGILTSTDFVRIVAERRPKDETPVSAYMSTGLITATAQDAVGDVADAMLDNGVHHVPIVSEADGVIGIVTTTDLAAYVSQSRTPSPA from the coding sequence ATGGACGACATCTTCGTCGCGCGACTCATGACCTCCGACCCCATCACCGTCGCGCCGGACACGCTCGTCGAGGACGCGGCCGGAACGATGCTCGACCACGAGATCAGTTCGGTGCTGGTGACCGACGACGACGGCGAACTCGCGGGCATCCTCACCTCCACGGACTTCGTCCGCATCGTCGCCGAACGCCGCCCGAAGGACGAGACGCCCGTCTCCGCGTACATGAGCACCGGCCTGATCACCGCGACGGCCCAGGACGCGGTCGGCGACGTCGCCGACGCGATGCTGGACAACGGCGTCCACCACGTCCCCATCGTCTCCGAGGCCGACGGCGTCATCGGCATCGTGACCACGACAGATCTCGCGGCGTACGTCTCGCAGTCCCGGACGCCGAGCCCCGCCTGA
- a CDS encoding VOC family protein, whose product MSSPLAKLGHVAAYTPDVEESLWFFRDVLGFKVTERVDGTAYLRGMRDWEHHTLSLTEADRGGVDHVAFRTRDAAALGELAREFEADGIDVTHVPAGEERGQGEAIRVERFGHRYEFYYDVEKPDAPEGRRSKLHNRLYSEAEANRVAPRRIDHVHLQDAVSRDHAAWLQGVLGFETRERYRGEDDELWGWWLAVTALPHDIAIHREEAGSESTFHHVSYHVDGFDDLWDAADVLAEHGIAPDGGPGRHAITQADFLYVSDPASGVRVELFAGPGYLNFEPDWEPIEWTADEIGGATDHQWIGRGPEWVGIPYLDGGSDAE is encoded by the coding sequence ATGAGCTCCCCGCTCGCCAAACTCGGCCACGTCGCGGCCTACACTCCGGACGTCGAGGAGTCGCTCTGGTTCTTCCGGGACGTGCTCGGGTTCAAGGTGACCGAGCGGGTCGACGGGACGGCATACCTCCGCGGGATGCGCGACTGGGAGCACCACACCCTCAGCCTCACCGAGGCGGACCGAGGCGGCGTGGACCACGTCGCGTTCCGCACGCGCGACGCCGCGGCGCTGGGCGAACTGGCACGGGAGTTCGAGGCCGACGGGATCGACGTGACCCACGTCCCGGCCGGCGAGGAGCGCGGACAGGGCGAGGCGATCCGCGTCGAGCGGTTCGGCCACCGGTACGAGTTCTACTACGACGTCGAGAAGCCCGACGCGCCGGAGGGTCGGCGGTCGAAGCTCCACAACCGGCTGTACAGCGAGGCCGAGGCGAACCGGGTCGCGCCGCGCCGCATCGACCACGTCCACCTCCAGGACGCCGTCTCCCGGGACCACGCCGCCTGGCTCCAGGGCGTCCTCGGGTTCGAGACGCGCGAGCGGTACCGCGGAGAGGACGACGAACTGTGGGGCTGGTGGCTCGCGGTCACCGCGCTCCCGCACGACATCGCCATCCACCGCGAGGAGGCGGGCAGCGAGTCGACGTTCCACCACGTCTCCTACCACGTCGACGGGTTCGACGACCTCTGGGACGCGGCGGACGTCCTCGCCGAGCACGGCATCGCCCCGGACGGCGGGCCGGGCCGGCACGCCATCACGCAGGCGGACTTCCTCTACGTCTCGGACCCGGCTAGCGGCGTCCGGGTCGAACTGTTCGCCGGACCGGGCTATCTCAACTTCGAGCCGGACTGGGAGCCGATCGAGTGGACCGCCGACGAGATCGGCGGCGCGACCGACCACCAGTGGATCGGCCGCGGGCCCGAGTGGGTCGGCATCCCGTATCTCGACGGCGGTTCCGACGCCGAGTGA
- a CDS encoding SDR family oxidoreductase — MDLDITGNSAIVAASSSGLGKAAATALAREGANVVVNGRDEERLEAAVADVREAATGEVVGQPGDLTDADDVSALVDRAVDEFGGLDHLVTNAGGPPSKPFLETTDEEWYDAYDLLVMSVVRLVRESVEHLRADGGGTVVCSTSHSVKEAIDGLVLSNSVRMSVIGLEKTLSRELAPEIRCNAVMPGAHETDRMEYLIQTSVDQGAHDTYEEGYDAWTEDIPQGRLGPTDEYGDVVAFLSSERSSFINGEAVMVDGGDARSNL, encoded by the coding sequence ATGGACCTCGACATCACGGGGAACTCCGCGATCGTCGCTGCATCGAGCAGCGGGCTCGGAAAGGCGGCGGCGACCGCGCTGGCCCGCGAGGGAGCGAACGTCGTCGTCAACGGACGGGACGAGGAGCGGCTCGAGGCGGCCGTGGCCGACGTCCGCGAGGCGGCGACCGGCGAGGTCGTCGGCCAGCCGGGCGACCTCACCGACGCGGACGACGTGTCGGCGCTGGTCGACCGCGCCGTCGACGAGTTCGGCGGGCTGGACCACCTCGTCACCAACGCCGGTGGCCCGCCGAGCAAGCCGTTCCTGGAGACGACCGACGAGGAGTGGTACGACGCCTACGACCTGCTGGTGATGAGCGTCGTCAGGCTCGTGCGCGAGTCCGTCGAGCACCTCCGGGCCGACGGCGGCGGCACCGTCGTCTGCTCGACGTCCCACAGCGTGAAGGAGGCCATCGACGGCCTCGTGCTCTCGAACTCGGTGCGGATGAGCGTCATCGGGCTGGAGAAGACGCTCTCGCGGGAGCTCGCCCCGGAGATCCGCTGTAACGCCGTCATGCCCGGCGCCCACGAGACCGACCGGATGGAGTATCTCATCCAGACGTCCGTCGACCAGGGCGCCCACGACACGTACGAGGAGGGGTACGACGCCTGGACGGAGGACATCCCGCAGGGGCGGCTCGGCCCCACGGATGAGTACGGCGACGTCGTCGCGTTCCTCTCCTCGGAGCGCTCGTCGTTCATCAATGGCGAGGCGGTGATGGTCGACGGCGGGGACGCCCGCTCGAACCTGTAG